The DNA window AATGATTTGGGACTCTTCTCAACCTCACTGACACATCTTACAAAGAGGAAGCAGAGTCTGAGGACATGACCGAAGGTTATTACGTGACATTCGGTCCTTTGCACAACCAAAGCAGGAGTCTGGTTCTTTTTTCCAGCAGCAAGTCAAGCCTTTTCATGGTGAAGGTTGGCCTCCATTAAGGCTGCcttttatcactcttttttttcataattttagaGACAGAATTTGTAGACACGGCCAAGGTGTTGAGGGTGTCCAGTTTGGGGACTTTAGGACCCTGTCTGAGCTATTTGAGAAAGATGGGATCACAACTGAGTGCGAAGCTTCTGGGATGAGACTTAGCACCTGCAAATCTGAGGTCCTGGTTCTTAATTGGGAAGTGGTGAATGGCACCCTTTGGGTTTGTAGTGAGGGCTTTTttcaggtggaggagttcaagtatgtcGGCGTGGATCAGCATCGCCTCTGCAGTAATGTGGTCGCTGTATCGGACCATAGTTGTGAACagtgagctgagccagaaggcaaaactcccaatttaccggtccatcCAAACCCTTACCCTCAACAATGGTGATGAGCTATGAATAGTGACCAGAAGagcaagatcacggatacaagcacCCGGCTGTCTGGACTCACACTTAGacatagggtgaggagctcagtcatccaggaggagctaaAGTACAGATACTGCTCTTTCACAGAGAGAGCAACCATttgaggtggctcgggcatctaGTTCCTAGACACCTCCCTAGTCAGGTGTTCCTGACATGACCAGCCAGGAGGAAGCCTCGGGGTAGACCTAGGACAGGCTGGAGGGATTATGTCTCACAGCTTGCACACCGGTGGACCTGGAAGAGGTGGCTGGAGACcaagaagtctgggtttccctactGAGCCTACTACCCTGCAACCCGGATAAGCCGAAGAAGATGGATACCAACAAGTGTAGTGATTGCCATCTTACATTGAGGTCTCCTTGTGTAATGAGTAGGAACTTGTTTAGGCTCCACGAAGAGAGGAACTGGTAGGCCTTAGACATGATCCACACAGTGGATAGTTGCACTGTGGCTAACATCAAGTTAATGGTCCTTCTGCAGAAAGTGCTCCATGATGGGAAGAAGTCAAAAGAACCTGGACAAAGAGTGAAACTGTCTTATCAAGTGCAGTGTAACAGAACATTTCAAAATATTGCTGCCAAACCACAAATTACATGGTGTCTTTGTAAAGATTAATACTATTGATGGAACTTGATACAATTTTGAGTTGCAGATGTCAAGCTTTGATGTGTGTTTAACGAACAGGTGACGTCAAATGATTTGATAATGTTAAGCACTTTGGGCACCATTGTGATGTTGTAAGGTCCTTTAccaataaacgttgattgattattTAATTACTGATTATCACATGCTTACTGACTCCTGAGGAGGATACAGATTTTAGATATATATCCTTTTTGTATTCTTGCTACCAATCCAAACCAATGTAATACCgcagatgtgtgtgtgtttacctggTGTGCTGCAGTAGGACACAGAGGACAGCAGAGGTGGAAAAAGCTGCAGCAAGTTTTCCGCAGTCATCGACATCATCATGCTCTCGTTGTGATTTGATGATGGCATCAAAGGCCTGCCACGATGACTGACACATGTTTGACACTTGTCTTTCAAAGCTGCACCTAAACTTCTGCACACCACTGAAGAAAGACAAGACACATTACATTAAAAAGACAGCCTGAAAGTATCCCCCCACCCCAATTAAGAATATAAACCTCCTGCTGCAGATGATGTAACCACACTTGAGTCCAAGTCAGTAATGAGGTAAAAATATGTGGTGTTTTAAAGACACTAACCGTAGTCCCACTGAGCATGTACTGTGCTGACTAACATGCTTAGACTGAACTCCTCCAGCATGGCTCTGCCCTCCTTTGGAAGTTCATCTGCAATACAAAAAACAGCtgataacaataaaaaaataacagataataataataaaaatgatgtCTAGGACAGAAGATAGGATAAGGCAGAGGTTTTCTAGGTCGAATATCCTAAGAGCCAATGTGATTTTAAGGGTAACACTCCATGAATCTCTTCTTTACTGCAGACATGgtaaaatatcatataatatatattttttactttagcACTACAGAAAATAAATTAATCTGAGACTATATTAATATGCAGTGACATACAGTTATGGCAGGCATCatcttgtcataaaaaaatatatatgcaaaATGAGTCACACATTTTAGTCAGCAGCAATAGAATGTATATTTTCCACCGTAACTTTCTTCAGCCTGTGTAATGTAATATCTtttatttaagtgtgtgtgtggggggggggggcgtcaatgtacaataatatcatatttattgtattaagatcatatatatgtatcatgCAAATGTGCCCCCTGGGGACTGTAAACACAGTATGGGCATGAAATTAGAGCTAATCTGTACATTATCATGTCATTTGAGGTGATCTGATGGGATCATTGCTGTATTATCCATTTAATCTATCCAATGAGCTGGGAAATGTAATATCTACAGGcactgcacatttttttttcatgatcTGTAAGATATAATCATACAAATTGCAAGACATAAGTCCTGAAATATTTCACTCTATATAAATTGAATCTACAATATATGACTTTCACTTTCTGAAATGAGTGACATTTAATTTTTAAAGATGTAAATGTCCTAAATGAGACACACAATAATTTGTATAAGTTTCCATTTATAAAGTACAAGCAAGCAGATGAACGACGAACGATGAATGCATATTTTTATTGGTACTATGAATATTTGAATCCAAACACATATTCTCACCTGTCTTTGAGGCCTGGATAATCATCTGTAGGACTTGAAAGTTCCTGTGGTTGTCGTGAAGGTTGAAGCTGCCTGCACGTCTTCCTGCTTGTGGCACATGCATCTGTAGCCACAGTGCTTTTCTGCAGCGATCCCACAGCAACGCATGGTACTGTCCCAACAGATCATCAAATGCCACTGATTGACCCAGGTCCGACCACTGAACGGAGCGAGGGCGCCCAGCATTCTCATGCTCAGCAGTTTTACCATCTGTTCCCACAGCCTCTTCAGGGCCATGCTGTGCAGAGGCTGAGCTGAAGAAGAGTAGCAACAGACAATATCTTTGGATGAGGTAATATGTGTGCAGTAATGGAATATATTCATTCATATTCCATTCCATAAGGttatgaacaaaaacaacattacgTCAATCAATGTCAGACTTGGGgcttgatttactaaaggtttgcatgtactagtgcaaacttgatagtacacgcaaagctgatctactaaacgtgtgcaaagtggattgcgtctcttaaattAGAAAATTCAGGTGTGCAATCCATGTTGCgtttctgtcttcatgaatatagagaatatatgctgatcatcaaaatgcTTTCAATACTGAGAGGAGAAGATGCTAATAAATTATACCGAATGCACGcggaatgtgatttatcaacactgatcaccattttgcattttagTTTGCACGTCTGAAAAGTAAGTACAAACTGACAGTTACACACATGGCTGTGAGAAAGAGGTGCTCATGCTGCAAAGACAGATGATGGACAAAGAAACTTCTGTCCTACGTGTGTGTCAACacatttggactgtcagaaataaaacatattagacatattgtttaTTCAGCAATATCCTTTCATAGTTCTATAGCTGCATGTTGGGTGACTTAAGGGgccgattaaaacaaattcaactgatgcgttttggtgtcctgtagagttttgtttaattggTGTTATATTTTGTCACATAGAATAACGATTATTAaaatatctcctatatgaaaaaaaacctcTTCAAGTTTGCATTTTTTGAGTGCAGCTTCTATCCCATTTGCAGTGCACAAAAAAATTGGTTTCATTATGGATACaaagcaggactgcttctaaaatgcccataaaaagtggtacatctctcctgcttgtttgaaaccatagcaaaacgccacaggtaggagaacatggtaacatgaatgtgcagtatatggtggagtgtctccatggtgaaatcCACAAAGTACACACAAAACTCTCATTTAAATAAGGAGGTTATAAGTAGCACGTGCAATGTTAGATCGCACGCAACACGCGTTACTAATGGTACActttattttatagattgcacatgctgtttagcacgtggtatttggatcttagtagatcaggcccttggtGTACAGTatacatcatattacagtctgtaTTTTTATTGTAAGGAGTGCAGCAGTTACCTGTAATGGACTGCTGGCCGAGAGGTAATCTCCAGTTCAACAACTTCTTGGACATTTCCTTTGATACTGCAATCCTTGATGCTTTGTTTTAACGCTGCATGTTTTGGATCTGCTTTTCCATTGCTTACAGCACCGGGTAACATCTGCATACTTGGTGCTTCTGCTATTGATGCGTCTGCTTGGCGGAACAGTGGAGCCAGTAGATCATTGGAGGAAGCAAGTATATTAATAAGAAGCTCTACTTTGGAGCGGTCCTGCTGGCAAAAGTGGAACAGAGGGATGTTTAATAAAGACTTGCAGGTTGCAGGTGGCAAATGTGCTGACTTTCTTAACTAGCTTTCTCATTATTGATAGGTTAGACACTTCTGGCACTGATAGGAGACATTACTCACACTGGACTCTTTGATAGGAGAAAAGCTGGTCTTGTCTGAATCAGGATGATGTCTTTCTTTTTCCACATGAAGTTCAGGAGTGTAAGGATGGCATGTCCCAATAGAGGAGCAAGAAATAAAGAATGTGTCGTGCACCCAATTTGATGGTGAAGGAAATCTGGCTTGTTTAGTTagtgactgacacacacacacacactgcttagAGGCCCAGTTATGGAGCTGAATAGCTGCCGTGTTAGCATGTTGGACTGAAAACATATGCAACAGGTCTTTGACTGAGACCGCAGTGTGATGATGTCCTTGACAGGTCATCTGGGTGGGATAACATCCTTGTTGTAATACTTGACTTCTCAGCTCAGTGATGCTGTGTTGTAATCTCTGCTCCTCCACTACTTGGCTGTACAGGTCTGTACTGTCCAAAATATCTTCCAGGACGTCTTTTTGAATGTGGTCCAAATCAGACTGCGCTACAGCAGACAGGACAGCATGCACATAACGTTCCATCAAAACCAGTGCCTGCAGTCCAAGCAAGTCAAGAGTCTGTCTGATGTCTCCCAGCAACTTGTTCTGCTGGCTTAGAGCTCGCCTCAGATAACGGTCTGACTGGACTTTTGCAGACAGACAAGACCAGTGGTTGACATGGATCCGGAACTCCTGGCACAAGGAGCTAAGATGGACCCCGACTGAAGAGCACAAATGTGGAGTCTGCAGAAGAAATAATTGTGTTATTTGAAGCAAATTTCCACTGAGTCTTAttattttccaaacatttttcttTCTTAATTGTTCACGTGGCATCATCACTCTGATGGTAGTGGTGGCTTTCACATCCATTCACACCACTTAACAgagcattaaaacaacatgcatttCAACAGACCTGCTTCGAAGTCAAGTGTGACTTCCTAAGGAGATCTTCAAGTAGTTGGCCCACTTTGGAGATGTATGCAGCAGTGAGACGAGCCCTCCTGGAGTATTCATGAATGAACAGCAGCAATGATCTCTGCTCCATCAGCTTACACAGAGCTCGGTAGTGTTCGTTCAAAAGAATCTCGCTGCCTGCTGAACAGACTTTGACACAGACCTGGACAAAGGAGAGGGAGAAAAATGTGTGcagaacaagccaaaacaactcTTTCAAATCATTTGCTGAATGATACTTTAAGCCAACCTTGGATTGTTCACATTGAAATGTAATCATATTTCTGAAtatcatttgtttatttacttaagAGGGGACCTATTAGGCAAAACCAACAAATGGGCGCATcctaaagagacggtcagaaagtggcttgaagatggtatgtgaaacataatctatgcaacattttgaccaaagaactaccattacattttatgtagacacgcaagaaagtgttttagatggagaaaaaaaaaccttaggatgacccctttaaatgagctgaagtgaagtgaagtgaataatatttatatagtgctttttctctagtgactcaaagcgctttaaatggtgaaacccaatatctaagttacatttaaaccagtgtggttggcactgggagcaggtgggtaaactgtcttgcccaaggacacaacggcagtgactaggatgccgGCCGCGGGGATcggacctggaaccctcaagttgctggcacggccactctaccaactgagctataccgccccaaacaaTAAGATAACTACAACCTACAGAAACATCCAAATATTTGAACATTGCTAAGATTTTATAGCCGGGTTGAAACATATAGAAGCATACTGCTTTCTTCAGCTTCATATCAGGAAATGTGGGTGGCTCAGAAACACCTTTGCACTGAAGAAGTCCCAGGTATCATACATCAACAAAATAATGCATCCTGTGCGAAAAATATTTGATAGACTTTGAGCACTTTTGTAGAAATATTGCTAATATGTGCCATGCTGATGACTCCTACACAAACACAAAATGCCGTAATTAGTTATgttaatcttacaacaactctccatttaattccgattcttggggtgacgatttgattcataATCGGTTACCGATTTAACACGATCCTCGattcaaaccatccatccattaagcGGCTTATCACGGGtaaactggagcctatctcagctgacttTGAGCGAGAGGCGAGCTACACCATGGTCGCCAGCCAATCACAAAGCACATAaagacaaacaaccattcacaccaATGGACAAGTTTCAGTCTTTAATTACCCTAACATGCATTTTATTGGCATGTGGGAGGAAGTCGGGAGTACCCGGCGAAAACCCACACCAAATTCTCACAATAAATTATTAggtataaaaattataataaaataatttcaaAGTAGGTTATGGCTCCTcaagacattatatatatatatatatatatatatatatatatatatggaattgcTGAATGGTATAAGCCAACCTAGAGAGCTAGAActagagctcaaaccactcgtaaatgtttttgtgtgtctgtatgcggcgtaaaactatggaacaaactggacttacaacacaagcaatgccaaactattaatcaatttaaactattatacaaacatggggtgtGGTTCAAATATAgcgatgagggtctttaatttgacctgctgctgtactctgtctcaaagtgttaacatgtgctcaatgtttccttaccattattgctatgttgtctattactattattgctatgttgtctattaccattgttggtatattcattattcctacattgttaatacaaattattgttacagtgtaataactattgttacctgtggtaatgccactatgatacaacatctgtattataatccttcaacaaagtaagagtgaaactcatgtgaataatcactgaatggagaactgggggtgggattaaataaattatcttcttcccactccctttcagcaAAACTGGACaagcatgcattacatactatacattaccttttgcactacattaatttatattattatgtgttgtcaactttgtacttttttatgtcattgcctgaaataaataaataaatgaaaaaaataaataaatgaaccttCATTGCTGAAGTAGCGAttaatctatatatacatacacacacacacatatatattttttaatcgattCTTGAAAATTATTAATCTTTTTAGAATCAGTTTAAGTGGGAATCACGATTTGgatgtgcatttatttttttcagcatACCTTGCAATTAAACAAAGTGTTTCAAGACATTGGAGTTCTATTGTCACTTGAATTGTAATGCTTATGTTGTTTCAAACATTGCAAAATCAGAACAAAAgtggtgttttatatattgtataattaCAAGGCGCTAACCTTGGAAGAAGCGCTGACATGTTGCCACAGCATTGGTACACTCAGAAGCACCTGCTGCAAACGTAGCAGACGTGCAGAGGACCGGGACACCAGGTTGTAGGCCATGACCAAGTTTCcttcttcctcctcttcatcCTCCTCGCTATAATCGAACAGCCATCTCATACGGGGATTGAAGGTGCTTTGCAATAAACGAGAGATGGTCCTCTGTGACCATGAACCTGTGAGGTAGACATTTAAAGGAAGTGATGAGACTCATACGACAcattaaatgattaaaatcaATTGAAAACTACTGAATGCTGactagttgtgtttttttttacagtcataaTGGATATAAATGTGGTATTCATGATTTACAGTTTTCCTCTTAAGTcagtacatattataataatatatcagttttAAGGGTAATGTACAATCCAAAAATAGAAGGACCTCCTTAACTAATCTTTTTCGCCGTTTATGCATTGAAATACTGTATATCAAAACTAAAAATGGAAAatttaaaccatccatccattcatcttcaaccgcttatccggaatggggtcgcagggacaacagctccagcagagacccccagacttccctctccagagcaacattagcaacttcctcctggtagatcccgaagcgttcctcaGCCAGAGAGGAGAtttaatccccccatctggtccttggccttccCCGGGGTCCCCtctcagtgggacgtgcaac is part of the Nerophis lumbriciformis linkage group LG19, RoL_Nlum_v2.1, whole genome shotgun sequence genome and encodes:
- the ccdc142 gene encoding uncharacterized protein ccdc142 isoform X5, coding for MSRKHDIVNGRIKKEDICVKCLMEGKGDMLDGRGNTEDFGCYSNYEPAMHESNVDFVKHPDARASRTGESESSEGEKKTCTSCTAAEDHNTNGSWSQRTISRLLQSTFNPRMRWLFDYSEEDEEEEEGNLVMAYNLVSRSSARLLRLQQVLLSVPMLWQHVSASSKVCVKVCSAGSEILLNEHYRALCKLMEQRSLLLFIHEYSRRARLTAAYISKVGQLLEDLLRKSHLTSKQTPHLCSSVGVHLSSLCQEFRIHVNHWSCLSAKVQSDRYLRRALSQQNKLLGDIRQTLDLLGLQALVLMERYVHAVLSAVAQSDLDHIQKDVLEDILDSTDLYSQVVEEQRLQHSITELRSQVLQQGCYPTQMTCQGHHHTAVSVKDLLHMFSVQHANTAAIQLHNWASKQCVCVCQSLTKQARFPSPSNWVHDTFFISCSSIGTCHPYTPELHVEKERHHPDSDKTSFSPIKESSQDRSKVELLINILASSNDLLAPLFRQADASIAEAPSMQMLPGAVSNGKADPKHAALKQSIKDCSIKGNVQEVVELEITSRPAVHYSSASAQHGPEEAVGTDGKTAEHENAGRPRSVQWSDLGQSVAFDDLLGQYHALLWDRCRKALWLQMHVPQAGRRAGSFNLHDNHRNFQVLQMIIQASKTDELPKEGRAMLEEFSLSMLVSTVHAQWDYVVCRSLGAALKDKCQTCVSHRGRPLMPSSNHNESMMMSMTAENLLQLFPPLLSSVSYCSTPGSFDFFPSWSTFCRRTINLMLATVQLSTVWIMSKAYQFLSSWSLNKFLLITQGDLNMLRESLDTMVLQTKSLMLNSNHLSTHHIHKQLLLKQQLTKLESAVSQLQTFSKDCKRISADVFEQTMPSAGHWRPNHRPDFPSSPSGYASLAAQNVIGQVLEGVTSLSDDARTQALSLSMTAFMEAWMEHILKHKIKFSVQGALQLKQDFDSIKELICSDTYALPEELLRRILSLRVFQQVDSAVLCLLQQPHVKPYLHSRAWEPFTHCCASKSSTDSLNAAVGSSISNLRVVDRDYMTQSDPSVVTTDIPSVDPFIPGEPYLAPSLALGARQQQWLDLRIQNGCRRWRLPGLQCLSRSDP
- the ccdc142 gene encoding uncharacterized protein ccdc142 isoform X3, which encodes MSRKHDIVNGRIKKEDICVKCLMEGKGDMLDGRGNTEDFGCYSNYEPAMHESNVDFVKHPDARASRTGESESSEGEKKTCTSCTAAEDHNTNGSWSQRTISRLLQSTFNPRMRWLFDYSEEDEEEEEGNLVMAYNLVSRSSARLLRLQQVLLSVPMLWQHVSASSKVCVKVCSAGSEILLNEHYRALCKLMEQRSLLLFIHEYSRRARLTAAYISKVGQLLEDLLRKSHLTSKQTPHLCSSVGVHLSSLCQEFRIHVNHWSCLSAKVQSDRYLRRALSQQNKLLGDIRQTLDLLGLQALVLMERYVHAVLSAVAQSDLDHIQKDVLEDILDSTDLYSQVVEEQRLQHSITELRSQVLQQGCYPTQMTCQGHHHTAVSVKDLLHMFSVQHANTAAIQLHNWASKQCVCVCQSLTKQARFPSPSNWVHDTFFISCSSIGTCHPYTPELHVEKERHHPDSDKTSFSPIKESSDRSKVELLINILASSNDLLAPLFRQADASIAEAPSMQMLPGAVSNGKADPKHAALKQSIKDCSIKGNVQEVVELEITSRPAVHYSSASAQHGPEEAVGTDGKTAEHENAGRPRSVQWSDLGQSVAFDDLLGQYHALLWDRCRKALWLQMHVPQAGRRAGSFNLHDNHRNFQVLQMIIQASKTDELPKEGRAMLEEFSLSMLVSTVHAQWDYVVCRSLGAALKDKCQTCVSHRGRPLMPSSNHNESMMMSMTAENLLQLFPPLLSSVSYCSTPGSFDFFPSWSTFCRRTINLMLATVQLSTVWIMSKAYQFLSSWSLNKFLLITQGDLNMLRESLDTMVLQTKSLMLNSNHLSTHHIHKQLLLKQQLTKLESAVSQLQDFSFLVLETFSKDCKRISADVFEQTMPSAGHWRPNHRPADFPSSPSGYASLAAQNVIGQVLEGVTSLSDDARTQALSLSMTAFMEAWMEHILKHKIKFSVQGALQLKQDFDSIKELICSDTYALPEELLRRILSLRVFQQVDSAVLCLLQQPHVKPYLHSRAWEPFTHCCASKSSTDSLNAAVGSSISNLRVVDRDYMTQSDPSVVTTDIPSVDPFIPGEPYLAPSLALGARQQQWLDLRIQNGCRRWRLPGLQCLSRSDP
- the ccdc142 gene encoding uncharacterized protein ccdc142 isoform X4 codes for the protein MSRKHDIVNGRIKKEDICVKCLMEGKGDMLDGRGNTEDFGCYSNYEPAMHESNVDFVKHPDARASRTGESESSEGEKKTCTSCTAAEDHNTNGSWSQRTISRLLQSTFNPRMRWLFDYSEEDEEEEEGNLVMAYNLVSRSSARLLRLQQVLLSVPMLWQHVSASSKVCVKVCSAGSEILLNEHYRALCKLMEQRSLLLFIHEYSRRARLTAAYISKVGQLLEDLLRKSHLTSKQTPHLCSSVGVHLSSLCQEFRIHVNHWSCLSAKVQSDRYLRRALSQQNKLLGDIRQTLDLLGLQALVLMERYVHAVLSAVAQSDLDHIQKDVLEDILDSTDLYSQVVEEQRLQHSITELRSQVLQQGCYPTQMTCQGHHHTAVSVKDLLHMFSVQHANTAAIQLHNWASKQCVCVCQSLTKQARFPSPSNWVHDTFFISCSSIGTCHPYTPELHVEKERHHPDSDKTSFSPIKESSQDRSKVELLINILASSNDLLAPLFRQADASIAEAPSMQMLPGAVSNGKADPKHAALKQSIKDCSIKGNVQEVVELEITSRPAVHYSSASAQHGPEEAVGTDGKTAEHENAGRPRSVQWSDLGQSVAFDDLLGQYHALLWDRCRKALWLQMHVPQAGRRAGSFNLHDNHRNFQVLQMIIQASKTDELPKEGRAMLEEFSLSMLVSTVHAQWDYVVCRSLGAALKDKCQTCVSHRGRPLMPSSNHNESMMMSMTAENLLQLFPPLLSSVSYCSTPGSFDFFPSWSTFCRRTINLMLATVQLSTVWIMSKAYQFLSSWSLNKFLLITQGDLNMLRESLDTMVLQTKSLMLNSNHLSTHHIHKQLLLKQQLTKLESAVSQLQTFSKDCKRISADVFEQTMPSAGHWRPNHRPADFPSSPSGYASLAAQNVIGQVLEGVTSLSDDARTQALSLSMTAFMEAWMEHILKHKIKFSVQGALQLKQDFDSIKELICSDTYALPEELLRRILSLRVFQQVDSAVLCLLQQPHVKPYLHSRAWEPFTHCCASKSSTDSLNAAVGSSISNLRVVDRDYMTQSDPSVVTTDIPSVDPFIPGEPYLAPSLALGARQQQWLDLRIQNGCRRWRLPGLQCLSRSDP
- the ccdc142 gene encoding uncharacterized protein ccdc142 isoform X2 — translated: MSRKHDIVNGRIKKEDICVKCLMEGKGDMLDGRGNTEDFGCYSNYEPAMHESNVDFVKHPDARASRTGESESSEGEKKTCTSCTAAEDHNTNGSWSQRTISRLLQSTFNPRMRWLFDYSEEDEEEEEGNLVMAYNLVSRSSARLLRLQQVLLSVPMLWQHVSASSKVCVKVCSAGSEILLNEHYRALCKLMEQRSLLLFIHEYSRRARLTAAYISKVGQLLEDLLRKSHLTSKQTPHLCSSVGVHLSSLCQEFRIHVNHWSCLSAKVQSDRYLRRALSQQNKLLGDIRQTLDLLGLQALVLMERYVHAVLSAVAQSDLDHIQKDVLEDILDSTDLYSQVVEEQRLQHSITELRSQVLQQGCYPTQMTCQGHHHTAVSVKDLLHMFSVQHANTAAIQLHNWASKQCVCVCQSLTKQARFPSPSNWVHDTFFISCSSIGTCHPYTPELHVEKERHHPDSDKTSFSPIKESSQDRSKVELLINILASSNDLLAPLFRQADASIAEAPSMQMLPGAVSNGKADPKHAALKQSIKDCSIKGNVQEVVELEITSRPAVHYSSASAQHGPEEAVGTDGKTAEHENAGRPRSVQWSDLGQSVAFDDLLGQYHALLWDRCRKALWLQMHVPQAGRRAGSFNLHDNHRNFQVLQMIIQASKTDELPKEGRAMLEEFSLSMLVSTVHAQWDYVVCRSLGAALKDKCQTCVSHRGRPLMPSSNHNESMMMSMTAENLLQLFPPLLSSVSYCSTPGSFDFFPSWSTFCRRTINLMLATVQLSTVWIMSKAYQFLSSWSLNKFLLITQGDLNMLRESLDTMVLQTKSLMLNSNHLSTHHIHKQLLLKQQLTKLESAVSQLQDFSFLVLETFSKDCKRISADVFEQTMPSAGHWRPNHRPDFPSSPSGYASLAAQNVIGQVLEGVTSLSDDARTQALSLSMTAFMEAWMEHILKHKIKFSVQGALQLKQDFDSIKELICSDTYALPEELLRRILSLRVFQQVDSAVLCLLQQPHVKPYLHSRAWEPFTHCCASKSSTDSLNAAVGSSISNLRVVDRDYMTQSDPSVVTTDIPSVDPFIPGEPYLAPSLALGARQQQWLDLRIQNGCRRWRLPGLQCLSRSDP
- the ccdc142 gene encoding uncharacterized protein ccdc142 isoform X1: MSRKHDIVNGRIKKEDICVKCLMEGKGDMLDGRGNTEDFGCYSNYEPAMHESNVDFVKHPDARASRTGESESSEGEKKTCTSCTAAEDHNTNGSWSQRTISRLLQSTFNPRMRWLFDYSEEDEEEEEGNLVMAYNLVSRSSARLLRLQQVLLSVPMLWQHVSASSKVCVKVCSAGSEILLNEHYRALCKLMEQRSLLLFIHEYSRRARLTAAYISKVGQLLEDLLRKSHLTSKQTPHLCSSVGVHLSSLCQEFRIHVNHWSCLSAKVQSDRYLRRALSQQNKLLGDIRQTLDLLGLQALVLMERYVHAVLSAVAQSDLDHIQKDVLEDILDSTDLYSQVVEEQRLQHSITELRSQVLQQGCYPTQMTCQGHHHTAVSVKDLLHMFSVQHANTAAIQLHNWASKQCVCVCQSLTKQARFPSPSNWVHDTFFISCSSIGTCHPYTPELHVEKERHHPDSDKTSFSPIKESSQDRSKVELLINILASSNDLLAPLFRQADASIAEAPSMQMLPGAVSNGKADPKHAALKQSIKDCSIKGNVQEVVELEITSRPAVHYSSASAQHGPEEAVGTDGKTAEHENAGRPRSVQWSDLGQSVAFDDLLGQYHALLWDRCRKALWLQMHVPQAGRRAGSFNLHDNHRNFQVLQMIIQASKTDELPKEGRAMLEEFSLSMLVSTVHAQWDYVVCRSLGAALKDKCQTCVSHRGRPLMPSSNHNESMMMSMTAENLLQLFPPLLSSVSYCSTPGSFDFFPSWSTFCRRTINLMLATVQLSTVWIMSKAYQFLSSWSLNKFLLITQGDLNMLRESLDTMVLQTKSLMLNSNHLSTHHIHKQLLLKQQLTKLESAVSQLQDFSFLVLETFSKDCKRISADVFEQTMPSAGHWRPNHRPADFPSSPSGYASLAAQNVIGQVLEGVTSLSDDARTQALSLSMTAFMEAWMEHILKHKIKFSVQGALQLKQDFDSIKELICSDTYALPEELLRRILSLRVFQQVDSAVLCLLQQPHVKPYLHSRAWEPFTHCCASKSSTDSLNAAVGSSISNLRVVDRDYMTQSDPSVVTTDIPSVDPFIPGEPYLAPSLALGARQQQWLDLRIQNGCRRWRLPGLQCLSRSDP